From the Streptomyces nodosus genome, the window CAGCTGCTGTTCGTGGACCAGTACGGTGCGTATGCGGTCGAGGAGCGCGTCCAGTGAGGCACCCAGACGGGCGAGTTCCACCGGGTGGTCCTCCGTGCCGAAGCGGTCGTCGGAGCCCACGGCGCTCCACTGGGTGGCCTGGTCGGTCATGGTGCGCACCGGTCGCAGCGCCCGGCCGACGGCCAGGCGGGTGAGTACATAGGTGCATCCGAGCATCACGGCGTCCAGGACGAGCGACCCCAGCAGCAGGGTGTCGGCCGAACTGCGGTACGGAGCCAGGTCCAGGGCGGTGACGACAGTGGCACCGACAGCGCGCCCGGGGATCGGCTGTGAGCACAGCCGGACGGGCCGGTGACCGTCGGCGGTCGCGCAGACATGCCCCCGCTGTGCGGCCAGCCGGTCGACGGCCCGGGTCAGCGGGCTCCCGACGGTGGCGGACGGCGGCTTCTCCAGCAGGCGGCTTCCGGCGTAGATCCACACGTTCGTGTCGAGGAGCCGGTCGTTGACGGTTTCCAGGACGCGTACCCGCGGACCGCTGGTGTCGACGGTCGTGGTCACCGCTGCCGCCCTGTTGCGCAGTTCGGCGTCCGCCTGGTGTTGCAGGTGCTCGTCCATCACGGCGTTGAACGCCACGGTCAGGACCGTCATCAGCAGCGCGGCGGTGGTCAGCGCCACCAGGGAGAGCCGGCCCCGCAGGGTGCGCGGAGTCAGGCGACGAAGGGCACGGCGGGCACGGTTCATGTCAGGCGGTGTCCGACGCCGCGCGCCGTGTCGATCGTCAGACGGCTGCTCGCCGCACGCAGTTTGCGGCGCAGCCGGCTCAGATACTGGTCCAGGGTGTTGTCGCTGACCTGGGCGCCCTCGGGCCAGCCGGCCCGCACCAGGTCGCGGCGGCGCACCAGCGTCCCGTCGGCGGCGACGAGCGTCGCCAGCAGCCGGAACTCCGTCGGGGAGAGGGCGATATGTGAACCGTGCACGGTCGCACGGTGATCCACCGCGTCCAGGACCAGATCACCGTGGGTGGCATCGGGTCGGGGGGCGACCCGTCTGAGTGCGGCGCGCAGCCTGGCGGCGAG encodes:
- a CDS encoding sensor histidine kinase, producing the protein MNRARRALRRLTPRTLRGRLSLVALTTAALLMTVLTVAFNAVMDEHLQHQADAELRNRAAAVTTTVDTSGPRVRVLETVNDRLLDTNVWIYAGSRLLEKPPSATVGSPLTRAVDRLAAQRGHVCATADGHRPVRLCSQPIPGRAVGATVVTALDLAPYRSSADTLLLGSLVLDAVMLGCTYVLTRLAVGRALRPVRTMTDQATQWSAVGSDDRFGTEDHPVELARLGASLDALLDRIRTVLVHEQQLTGELSHELRTPLTRIVMELDWWRARPRTDTQTRATQEVIAEAARSMRTICDTLLDDAREYALHPASAPATTDVVPVLGRLLEHVGPPDRVDVTMETEARALEAGVAPALLERILSPLLANAVRYARSRVIVSARRLPGVVRIDVVDDGPGVPEAFVQELFQPGRRADTGDGHDGAGLGLPLARRLARAVGGEVSFDPGQAPGARFTISIPAG
- a CDS encoding response regulator transcription factor codes for the protein MRPRILVVEDDHALRDVLRRGLQDEEFEPVLAADGATALRLATDGIAAAVLDVGLPDSDGRDVCQAMRANGFLAPVIFLTARHRLTDRLSGFSAGGDDYLPKPFHLAELAARLRAALRRVAPRPDATHGDLVLDAVDHRATVHGSHIALSPTEFRLLATLVAADGTLVRRRDLVRAGWPEGAQVSDNTLDQYLSRLRRKLRAASSRLTIDTARGVGHRLT